Proteins encoded together in one Posidoniimonas polymericola window:
- a CDS encoding HEAT repeat domain-containing protein produces MKRHAQNLWALGRVFTLASCLLSVGCNDSPVDKLVHDVTSDDPEDRHDALKGLEDYADQAADALPAIVESLSHEDAKVRYRSAKLLSKMEADAAPAIDAMVAAYPTADAETRYYLLKAFGNIDEAAALATPLLAATLKSSDSKHRYYAAKALAKIGPGAVEAEPALRLAARDRDEKVSRAAQDALASLSANR; encoded by the coding sequence AACCTGTGGGCTCTGGGCCGGGTCTTCACCCTGGCCTCGTGCCTCCTGTCGGTCGGCTGCAACGATTCGCCGGTCGACAAGCTGGTCCACGACGTGACCAGCGACGACCCCGAAGACCGGCACGACGCGCTGAAGGGTCTGGAGGACTACGCCGATCAGGCCGCGGACGCCTTGCCGGCCATCGTCGAGTCGCTCAGCCACGAGGACGCCAAGGTTCGCTACCGCAGCGCCAAGCTGCTCAGCAAGATGGAGGCCGACGCCGCGCCGGCCATCGATGCGATGGTCGCGGCCTATCCGACCGCCGACGCCGAGACCCGCTACTACCTGCTCAAGGCGTTCGGCAACATCGACGAGGCCGCCGCGCTGGCCACGCCGCTGCTTGCCGCGACCCTTAAGAGCAGCGACTCGAAGCACCGCTACTACGCCGCGAAGGCGCTCGCCAAGATCGGTCCGGGCGCCGTCGAGGCCGAGCCCGCGCTGCGACTGGCCGCCCGGGACCGCGACGAGAAGGTGAGCCGCGCCGCCCAGGACGCGCTGGCGAGTTTGTCCGCGAACCGCTGA